A genomic region of Roseofilum casamattae BLCC-M143 contains the following coding sequences:
- the mrdA gene encoding penicillin-binding protein 2, with protein MTLTKSYAIPTTRTTERTIGRNYQGLVMLLLITVGLLGGLGSRLMQLQLVEGQNYEQDAKNNRIRVIPKQPGRGKILDRNGTILAGSSLSHSVYLWPLASRKTEWPTTLKRISEVLSIPESEIEERLANAEYTSPYLLRIARGLTPQQVTALAEYSRELEGIEIDVEAAREYPYGEVASHVLGYTGEVDEEGLERTENQGYRLGDIIGQMGIEAALEKELRGGWGGREVEVDSKGQVVRILDHKSSQSGDDVRLTLDLELQMAAEAALGGMTGAIVAMNPQNGEVLAMASNPRFNPNIFSTRISEAEWKKLQGKDHPFVNRAIQGFAPASTFKIVTTAAAIESGTYSPHTVLATFPYLKVGSIKFWDWNQAGFGPLGFRGAMAWSSDTFFYQIALGIGGETLIEWTRKFGFGRKTGIELAQEESAGLVADDAWKRENIGQEWFVGDTVNMSIGQGYLLASPLQVAVMFAVAANGGDLVKPHLVKTDDDDSVWREPVGLSDVTVEILQSGLRRVVSSGTGTKMNTLSLPANAGKTGTAEDPPRLSHSWYGGYAPLDKPEVVIVAFGQNSGGGGGKVAAPKVRQVMEAYFDLKKRRASGETP; from the coding sequence ATGACATTAACCAAGTCTTATGCCATCCCCACCACTCGTACCACAGAGCGTACTATTGGGCGCAACTACCAAGGATTAGTAATGCTCTTGCTAATCACCGTAGGGTTGCTTGGCGGGCTGGGCAGTCGGTTAATGCAACTGCAACTGGTGGAAGGACAAAACTACGAGCAAGACGCCAAAAATAATCGCATTCGCGTTATCCCCAAACAACCGGGACGAGGTAAAATTCTCGATCGCAACGGTACCATTCTCGCTGGTAGCAGTCTTTCCCACTCCGTCTATCTCTGGCCCCTCGCCAGTCGGAAAACCGAGTGGCCGACGACCCTCAAGCGCATCTCCGAGGTTCTCTCCATTCCCGAATCGGAAATCGAAGAGCGTTTGGCCAACGCCGAATACACCTCTCCCTATCTGCTGCGCATCGCCCGAGGATTAACTCCACAACAAGTGACGGCCTTAGCCGAATACAGTCGAGAACTGGAAGGGATTGAAATTGACGTAGAAGCGGCACGGGAATATCCTTATGGCGAAGTTGCCTCTCATGTCTTGGGCTACACCGGAGAAGTGGACGAAGAAGGACTCGAGCGCACGGAAAATCAGGGATATCGCCTCGGAGATATTATCGGGCAAATGGGTATTGAAGCGGCTCTGGAGAAAGAACTGCGCGGCGGATGGGGCGGCCGAGAAGTGGAAGTCGATAGCAAAGGACAAGTGGTGCGCATCCTCGACCACAAATCCTCTCAGTCCGGGGATGACGTGCGCTTAACCCTGGATTTAGAACTGCAAATGGCTGCTGAAGCGGCTCTGGGTGGCATGACTGGGGCTATTGTAGCGATGAACCCGCAAAATGGGGAAGTCTTAGCCATGGCGAGCAATCCTCGGTTTAATCCGAATATCTTTTCGACCCGCATTAGCGAAGCAGAATGGAAGAAACTGCAAGGCAAAGATCATCCCTTCGTCAATCGAGCCATTCAAGGATTTGCCCCAGCTTCTACGTTTAAAATTGTTACCACAGCAGCGGCGATCGAATCGGGTACTTATTCTCCCCATACCGTCCTTGCAACCTTTCCCTATTTGAAAGTGGGCAGTATTAAGTTTTGGGATTGGAACCAAGCTGGATTCGGTCCCTTGGGGTTTCGCGGTGCTATGGCTTGGAGTAGCGATACCTTTTTCTACCAGATTGCTCTGGGTATCGGTGGGGAAACCCTGATTGAATGGACGAGAAAATTTGGTTTTGGTCGTAAAACGGGTATTGAGCTGGCTCAGGAAGAATCTGCAGGCTTGGTGGCCGATGATGCCTGGAAGCGGGAAAATATCGGTCAAGAATGGTTTGTCGGAGATACGGTGAATATGTCTATCGGACAGGGCTATCTTTTGGCGTCTCCCCTGCAAGTGGCGGTGATGTTTGCAGTGGCGGCGAATGGTGGAGATTTGGTGAAACCTCATTTAGTGAAAACGGATGATGATGATTCGGTGTGGCGAGAGCCAGTTGGGTTGAGCGACGTGACGGTGGAAATTTTACAGTCGGGTTTGCGCCGGGTTGTTAGTTCCGGGACGGGGACGAAGATGAATACTCTCAGCTTACCCGCCAATGCCGGTAAAACCGGAACGGCGGAAGACCCTCCCCGTCTGTCTCATTCTTGGTATGGCGGTTATGCTCCATTGGATAAGCCAGAAGTGGTGATTGTGGCGTTTGGGCAAAACTCTGGTGGAGGTGGCGGTAAGGTTGCTGCTCCGAAAGTTCGTCAGGTGATGGAAGC